In Desulfosediminicola ganghwensis, a single window of DNA contains:
- a CDS encoding carboxypeptidase regulatory-like domain-containing protein — MRKHHIIYVLFAICLLLSALVSFAAKPVPVPDGTGFLTGKVSIAGSKVAIEGAEVTAVGTDEPKVAVTGSEGTYSMYPIAGDYNVTATAAGYNSQTFSVTVRDGRKSKVNFALSEAVAVTGTITGKVTDGDGTPMDGVEIATSSGGYGDITENGGEFSMVVAAGVYDLNASLAGYQPATQSGVTVEVNQTVTVDFSLNALPAGLSITSLTASPDSFQEASIAEITLTATLTGQATEYSWTQLSGPKVPLASAQTTATADVSGLEVAAECELVFELKVSDGAAWTAETVTVLVQPVDMLQYPAPNVQLGGSTTAVARFQYGGEEWCLFNIGTALKATPVGMSKGEVYQIILPGFVYDIEIIEYEGLTYALIANGNAGVTVVDISDPATMAVRSVTPVNFYFDDVIFAEGGGAILYDNIFQSDAGPVVALATDGQNLYIGDHDFGIHKTSLLNVFNNATETADGTLLIDQEVLTVQYAGEHAWGGPISLKMYGGKLFAGLGALGMGIFDPETLEQTGRYNLYIDEARIEDYFGGMALSQTVQGDPDTGDLYLDAFTGMPDYRQVNYEIESIMHANAEGDTPWADFEREGKWYYEAVDVDVAQQDNRTIAYIAYSLGGVIAVDVTGFENFTAEGFQSVPYLGYFVAVPANGPYDTGSQPSSLLPYEGAGMLKESGVLSVNVRDDRLFLTDHFAGMVILEGAGSPENWVADGAPFNNDTDNIPGNNVPEFEDVTSYDMSPWDLTDNESLPWAYYQAPCELATRELEGHGYALALMDNIDLYTSGQIDVLECSTAGGFVFVDVTNIEAEVMTDRFEIAVYFPSTDEVGAAPDGTATDTIAIGHTDGITATDNYIYVSDGPHGITAWKITNESGYPTDSVHVVGNTIQDEYPVEVDGELIYPASHTVRNVIDPSGDYTWALCVGNGIRRVPIADIEAGLGEVGSPMLMKLHIDDSFEHNGDWGVVKKLNFQDQAYDLEFLGNYAYVADGTNGLTVYDTSKNPTDAHSGFFVGNIGYNKGSPLLGTASGIELWTDPATNRLYAVLACGPYGVGVVDVTDVNNMQIVKVFEPKKYEGDDLGSADGQAIDLEVVGDIAYYGYDSFGLVAYSMNDLISPLPAGVDPTELFKKEADGSVIYDYRPEFLGKFKLQEVVGYEDVDGGSVKMTYTQQSGKLYFYTAFGHYGVVKIDFTNPAEPVLLDAISTAAECVDVEISNGRLYVGDHGGGLVLFK, encoded by the coding sequence ATGAGAAAACATCACATTATCTATGTATTGTTCGCAATATGCTTGCTCTTGTCGGCTCTTGTCAGCTTTGCGGCAAAGCCGGTTCCGGTACCTGACGGAACCGGCTTTTTGACCGGAAAAGTTTCGATTGCCGGTTCGAAAGTTGCGATTGAGGGGGCGGAAGTGACCGCGGTCGGTACGGATGAACCGAAGGTCGCTGTCACTGGGAGTGAAGGTACATACTCTATGTATCCCATTGCCGGTGACTACAACGTCACCGCCACGGCGGCAGGCTATAACAGCCAGACCTTCTCTGTGACGGTCAGAGACGGGAGGAAATCCAAGGTCAACTTTGCACTATCTGAAGCAGTTGCTGTTACTGGCACCATCACCGGAAAAGTGACTGACGGAGATGGAACTCCGATGGATGGAGTAGAGATTGCGACCAGTTCCGGTGGCTATGGCGACATAACAGAAAATGGTGGGGAGTTTTCCATGGTTGTGGCGGCCGGCGTCTACGACCTCAACGCATCTCTTGCCGGTTATCAACCGGCAACACAGAGTGGTGTTACGGTGGAGGTAAACCAGACCGTGACGGTTGATTTTTCACTCAATGCGCTTCCTGCAGGGTTGAGCATCACCTCACTTACTGCATCTCCCGACTCATTCCAGGAGGCCTCCATTGCAGAAATCACGCTGACAGCTACTCTAACTGGCCAGGCCACCGAATATTCCTGGACACAACTTTCCGGCCCAAAAGTTCCCCTGGCTTCCGCTCAAACGACTGCAACCGCTGATGTCAGCGGCCTTGAGGTGGCCGCAGAGTGTGAACTGGTGTTCGAGCTGAAAGTAAGCGACGGGGCTGCTTGGACAGCTGAAACTGTTACGGTGCTGGTTCAACCAGTCGATATGCTGCAATACCCAGCACCGAATGTACAGCTCGGCGGATCAACCACCGCTGTTGCCCGCTTTCAATATGGAGGTGAAGAGTGGTGCCTGTTTAATATCGGTACAGCGCTCAAGGCAACTCCGGTCGGTATGAGCAAAGGAGAGGTTTACCAGATCATCCTGCCAGGCTTTGTTTATGACATTGAGATTATTGAGTACGAAGGTCTGACGTACGCTCTGATCGCCAATGGTAATGCCGGTGTGACCGTGGTCGATATTTCTGATCCTGCGACGATGGCGGTAAGGAGTGTTACGCCTGTCAACTTCTACTTTGATGATGTCATCTTCGCGGAGGGCGGCGGCGCCATTCTCTATGACAACATTTTTCAAAGCGATGCCGGGCCGGTCGTGGCCCTGGCCACGGATGGCCAGAACCTCTACATCGGCGATCACGATTTTGGCATCCACAAGACATCACTGTTGAATGTCTTCAATAATGCAACAGAGACTGCTGATGGCACATTACTTATCGACCAGGAGGTGTTGACCGTTCAATACGCCGGCGAGCATGCTTGGGGCGGTCCGATCTCGCTGAAAATGTACGGCGGCAAACTGTTTGCGGGCCTGGGTGCTCTCGGCATGGGTATTTTCGACCCCGAGACTTTGGAGCAAACCGGTCGCTACAATCTGTACATCGATGAAGCACGGATTGAGGATTATTTTGGGGGAATGGCCCTGAGCCAGACAGTGCAGGGCGATCCGGATACCGGTGATCTCTATCTCGACGCCTTCACCGGCATGCCCGATTATCGACAGGTCAACTACGAGATTGAATCAATAATGCATGCCAATGCTGAGGGTGATACCCCCTGGGCCGACTTTGAGCGGGAGGGCAAATGGTACTACGAGGCGGTCGATGTCGATGTGGCCCAGCAAGATAATCGCACAATCGCCTATATCGCATATTCTCTCGGCGGCGTTATCGCAGTCGATGTTACAGGCTTCGAAAACTTCACGGCAGAAGGGTTTCAGAGCGTTCCCTACCTCGGTTATTTCGTAGCGGTACCGGCCAATGGTCCATATGATACCGGTTCCCAGCCATCCAGCCTGTTGCCCTATGAGGGGGCCGGGATGTTGAAAGAATCCGGAGTATTGAGCGTCAACGTTCGAGACGACCGACTGTTTCTGACCGATCACTTCGCTGGCATGGTTATCCTCGAAGGTGCAGGTAGCCCGGAAAACTGGGTTGCAGATGGTGCTCCATTCAACAACGACACCGACAACATCCCAGGCAACAATGTGCCGGAATTTGAAGATGTCACCAGTTACGATATGTCGCCATGGGATTTGACCGATAACGAATCCTTGCCCTGGGCGTATTATCAAGCGCCATGTGAACTGGCGACCCGGGAACTGGAAGGGCATGGCTATGCTCTTGCCTTGATGGACAATATCGATCTCTACACTTCCGGGCAGATTGACGTGCTCGAATGCTCGACCGCCGGCGGCTTTGTTTTTGTTGATGTCACCAATATCGAGGCAGAAGTGATGACCGATCGTTTCGAAATCGCGGTCTATTTCCCTTCAACCGACGAAGTTGGTGCGGCTCCCGATGGTACTGCCACCGACACCATAGCTATCGGACATACTGACGGCATTACAGCAACCGATAATTACATCTATGTCTCAGACGGTCCTCACGGTATAACGGCTTGGAAAATCACGAATGAATCAGGTTATCCAACTGATTCTGTTCATGTTGTCGGCAACACGATCCAGGATGAATATCCTGTTGAAGTCGATGGCGAGCTGATCTATCCAGCGTCACATACGGTGCGCAATGTTATCGACCCGAGCGGAGATTACACCTGGGCGCTCTGCGTGGGAAACGGTATCCGCCGGGTGCCGATCGCTGACATCGAAGCGGGTTTGGGTGAGGTTGGCTCGCCCATGTTGATGAAATTGCATATCGACGACAGTTTCGAGCACAATGGCGATTGGGGAGTGGTGAAAAAACTCAACTTCCAGGATCAGGCCTATGACCTGGAATTTCTTGGCAACTACGCCTACGTTGCGGATGGCACCAATGGCTTGACCGTCTATGACACTTCCAAGAATCCGACTGATGCTCATAGTGGTTTTTTTGTCGGTAATATCGGCTACAACAAGGGAAGCCCACTTCTTGGCACCGCCTCGGGCATCGAACTCTGGACCGATCCTGCAACTAACAGACTCTATGCTGTTCTTGCCTGCGGTCCCTATGGGGTTGGTGTTGTTGACGTTACTGATGTCAATAACATGCAGATTGTAAAAGTCTTCGAGCCAAAAAAATATGAAGGCGATGATCTCGGCTCAGCTGACGGTCAGGCCATAGACCTTGAAGTCGTGGGTGATATAGCATACTACGGGTACGACAGCTTCGGTCTCGTTGCCTACAGCATGAATGACCTGATCAGCCCGTTACCGGCGGGGGTCGATCCAACCGAGCTTTTCAAAAAAGAAGCTGATGGGTCAGTCATTTACGACTACCGTCCGGAGTTCCTCGGTAAGTTTAAACTCCAGGAGGTTGTGGGTTATGAAGATGTTGATGGTGGCAGCGTTAAAATGACCTATACCCAGCAATCTGGAAAACTCTATTTTTATACGGCATTCGGTCATTACGGAGTAGTCAAAATCGATTTCACCAACCCGGCCGAACCGGTGTTGCTGGATGCTATTTCGACGGCGGCAGAGTGTGTGGATGTTGAAATTTCCAATGGCCGCCTTTATGTGGGCGATCACGGTGGTGGACTCGTTTTGTTTAAATAG
- a CDS encoding ester cyclase: protein MTHSEQKNIEVVERAFEEVWNEKKAEAIPLYYDPDYIAHYDNDVISGRDLWEDRIYSKIVAAIPDFHVVLEDIKASEDTVVSRWRATGKQQTELFGIESPGHKLKLSGIAWTKLRDQLMIETWNSWSLRDLIQRLLTQVQELSELVPICCYCKKIRNDEGFWKQVELYLEKHLDISLTHGICPECFAKLELPEE from the coding sequence ATGACCCACAGTGAGCAGAAAAATATAGAGGTGGTAGAGCGAGCCTTTGAAGAAGTTTGGAATGAGAAAAAAGCTGAAGCAATACCGTTGTATTATGACCCAGACTACATTGCTCACTACGATAATGATGTTATCTCAGGACGAGATCTTTGGGAGGACAGGATTTACAGCAAGATTGTTGCCGCAATACCCGATTTCCACGTCGTTCTTGAGGACATCAAGGCCAGCGAAGACACTGTTGTAAGCCGCTGGAGAGCGACCGGTAAACAACAGACAGAATTGTTCGGAATAGAATCCCCGGGCCATAAGCTCAAGCTTTCAGGCATAGCCTGGACTAAGTTGAGGGATCAGCTGATGATCGAAACCTGGAACAGCTGGAGCTTGAGGGATTTGATTCAGCGGTTGCTAACCCAGGTGCAGGAATTGAGTGAGCTGGTTCCAATTTGTTGCTATTGTAAGAAAATACGAAATGACGAAGGGTTCTGGAAGCAGGTGGAGCTCTATCTGGAAAAGCATCTCGATATATCATTAACACACGGTATCTGTCCCGAGTGTTTTGCAAAGCTGGAGTTGCCGGAGGAATAG
- a CDS encoding amidohydrolase family protein, which yields MRLSRPWLLILSMLFFILAGHCAGIVDDTACEPLGNERTIIMNVNVIPMDREIVLASMDVVICGDRIVSLSQAGKTTIHEGARVIDGTGLWLMPGFADMHIHLGPAWFSSDWPVNPLKLYLAHGVTTVRCLGPELDENGSVDYILSWRRKIHQGQLAGPTIYSCGPILFGPVTNPEAAVNRQVEVGYDLVKLYSYLTPGEFERAVAAARNQGIYTAGHVPMMVGLDNALQAGMNEIAHIEELAWEFGQIDRSRRDLKGGEWIRYAGRMLYAFFRNDLNFSMEQIINKYQEPLLTIAGKVKAADVSVSSTLFLDQIIIDKLADPEGFLNRQEVRLLPLSYQQRVAQGKDKHQLMFKDFEEFAKFKRNLDLALLWGLRKKGARIVAGTDSGTGGMGVIPGLSLHQELRIVVDAGHSPYEAIAMSTVVASQVTASMTGKDDFGIITPGKRADLLLLGANPLEDIGAIQDIHGVMAAGRWYDKEMLSNWRMQ from the coding sequence ATGCGTCTGTCCCGCCCTTGGTTGCTCATACTTTCAATGCTCTTCTTCATCTTGGCCGGCCACTGCGCTGGTATTGTCGACGACACAGCTTGTGAGCCACTGGGGAACGAAAGAACAATCATCATGAATGTGAACGTTATCCCCATGGACCGGGAAATTGTGCTGGCCAGCATGGACGTCGTGATCTGTGGTGACAGAATTGTCAGCCTATCTCAAGCTGGAAAAACCACCATTCATGAAGGCGCAAGAGTTATTGACGGCACAGGGCTGTGGTTGATGCCAGGGTTTGCCGACATGCATATTCACCTGGGCCCTGCATGGTTCTCATCCGATTGGCCGGTGAACCCTCTCAAACTGTATCTGGCCCATGGAGTGACTACAGTTCGATGCCTGGGTCCCGAGCTGGATGAGAATGGCTCTGTTGACTATATTCTTTCCTGGCGCAGGAAAATCCACCAAGGGCAGCTGGCTGGTCCCACGATATATTCCTGTGGGCCAATACTGTTTGGTCCCGTTACCAACCCCGAAGCTGCAGTTAACCGGCAGGTGGAGGTCGGATATGATTTGGTAAAACTCTACAGCTACCTGACCCCAGGGGAGTTTGAGCGGGCTGTAGCAGCCGCAAGGAACCAGGGCATCTATACTGCGGGGCATGTGCCGATGATGGTTGGGCTGGACAATGCACTGCAAGCTGGGATGAATGAGATCGCGCACATTGAAGAGTTGGCCTGGGAGTTCGGCCAAATTGATCGGAGTAGAAGGGATCTCAAGGGCGGTGAATGGATTAGGTATGCAGGCAGAATGCTATACGCCTTTTTCAGAAACGATCTCAACTTTTCTATGGAGCAGATCATCAATAAATACCAGGAGCCGCTGCTGACCATTGCTGGTAAGGTCAAGGCCGCAGATGTATCTGTTAGTTCTACGCTTTTTCTAGACCAGATAATCATTGACAAATTGGCTGATCCTGAGGGGTTCCTGAACAGGCAGGAAGTGCGGCTGTTGCCCCTTTCGTACCAACAAAGAGTGGCACAGGGCAAGGATAAGCACCAGCTGATGTTCAAGGATTTCGAAGAATTCGCCAAATTCAAAAGAAATCTCGATTTGGCCTTGCTCTGGGGGCTCAGAAAAAAGGGTGCCAGAATTGTTGCCGGTACTGACTCGGGGACCGGTGGCATGGGAGTAATCCCGGGGCTATCTCTTCATCAGGAACTGCGAATAGTGGTGGATGCAGGGCACAGCCCGTATGAAGCCATCGCTATGAGCACAGTGGTCGCGTCACAAGTGACGGCGTCGATGACCGGGAAAGATGATTTCGGCATTATCACCCCAGGAAAGCGTGCTGACCTGTTGCTGCTCGGTGCCAATCCGCTCGAAGATATTGGGGCAATACAGGACATCCACGGGGTAATGGCTGCTGGTCGCTGGTATGATAAAGAGATGCTCAGCAACTGGAGAATGCAGTAA
- a CDS encoding phosphatase PAP2 family protein, producing MPKNSFWQWYVSHQVGTGSGISAMPSMHVSIAVLIALSLDHLNRFMGLPGWFYVFVMQLGSVHLAWHSAIDGCVSILSTALIGGAVGCWQSTGYKREGGKGDNPWQM from the coding sequence ATACCCAAGAACTCCTTTTGGCAATGGTACGTATCCCATCAGGTGGGAACTGGTTCGGGCATATCTGCCATGCCAAGTATGCATGTATCGATAGCAGTGCTGATTGCCTTATCTCTTGACCATTTAAATAGGTTCATGGGGCTTCCCGGATGGTTTTACGTGTTTGTGATGCAGCTTGGTTCCGTTCACCTCGCCTGGCACTCGGCGATTGATGGCTGCGTCAGTATCTTATCAACTGCATTGATTGGGGGGGCCGTTGGTTGCTGGCAGAGCACGGGCTATAAGCGAGAAGGGGGGAAAGGAGACAATCCATGGCAGATGTAA
- a CDS encoding sulfurtransferase, protein MSKVPMKILFYSTIVALAMIIPLHVSAAMQHIDTKKLLSIQENQDWQIVDCRLNDAFNGWKLDGVQQGGHIPGATDFSANWLKVDGKGKKKGLQDALTAKGISKDKNIILYDANGKDATMVAEFLGANGYNNLHYYNINNWPADQQLTRYANYHLIVPAVVVHDIVEGKIPETFPADKKVKIVEASWGEEKTSYAKGHIPTSFHINTDHIEPPTATDPVMWMLADDDTLTDFALNFGFTKDDVVIVTGEEQMAAYRVALVLRYIGVEDVRVLNGGNQAWTMAGYELEKVSHKPVPVADFGGPIPGDPSVIDTIEEAKAGLQTPEAYTLVDNRTWDEHVGNISGYSYHKRKGRIPGSVFGYAGKSDAYSLDYFRNPDKTMRNAGEILALWQEQGIDPGKRLAFMCGSGWRAAEIFYYADVFGLKDIGVYSDGWIGWSNAGNPFETGEPTK, encoded by the coding sequence GTGTCAAAGGTACCAATGAAAATACTCTTCTATTCTACAATTGTTGCTCTAGCAATGATCATTCCGCTTCATGTGTCAGCAGCAATGCAGCATATAGATACCAAAAAGCTTCTTTCAATTCAGGAGAATCAAGACTGGCAAATAGTTGATTGCCGCTTAAACGATGCTTTTAACGGCTGGAAGCTCGATGGTGTTCAACAGGGAGGCCATATCCCGGGAGCAACTGATTTTTCTGCCAATTGGTTGAAAGTTGATGGCAAGGGCAAGAAGAAAGGGCTTCAAGACGCTCTCACGGCCAAAGGTATCAGCAAGGATAAGAACATCATACTCTATGATGCCAATGGCAAAGATGCAACCATGGTTGCGGAGTTTCTGGGGGCAAATGGCTATAACAACCTCCATTACTATAATATCAATAACTGGCCGGCAGACCAACAGCTTACCAGATATGCCAACTATCACCTGATTGTCCCTGCGGTTGTAGTACATGACATAGTCGAAGGTAAAATCCCGGAGACTTTTCCAGCTGATAAAAAGGTCAAGATCGTTGAGGCGAGCTGGGGCGAGGAGAAAACCTCATACGCCAAGGGACACATTCCTACTTCCTTTCATATCAACACTGATCATATCGAGCCGCCGACCGCCACTGATCCGGTAATGTGGATGCTGGCAGATGATGATACCCTTACCGATTTTGCCCTGAATTTTGGCTTCACCAAAGATGATGTGGTGATAGTTACCGGTGAAGAGCAGATGGCAGCCTATCGCGTCGCCCTTGTGCTTCGCTATATTGGTGTGGAAGATGTGCGTGTGTTGAATGGTGGTAACCAGGCCTGGACCATGGCAGGCTATGAGTTGGAGAAAGTGAGCCATAAGCCGGTACCGGTTGCAGATTTTGGCGGCCCAATTCCCGGCGACCCTTCGGTGATCGACACCATCGAGGAGGCAAAGGCGGGGCTTCAGACCCCGGAGGCCTACACCCTGGTGGATAACCGAACCTGGGATGAACATGTTGGAAATATATCCGGTTACAGTTACCACAAGAGAAAAGGGCGTATTCCTGGCTCGGTTTTTGGTTATGCGGGTAAGAGCGATGCCTACTCCCTTGACTATTTTCGCAATCCTGATAAAACCATGCGCAACGCTGGCGAAATTCTGGCACTTTGGCAGGAGCAGGGCATAGATCCCGGTAAACGCCTGGCCTTTATGTGTGGAAGTGGTTGGCGTGCGGCTGAGATATTCTACTATGCCGATGTATTCGGCCTAAAAGATATCGGCGTTTACAGCGACGGCTGGATAGGCTGGAGTAACGCCGGAAACCCCTTCGAAACAGGCGAACCTACGAAGTGA
- a CDS encoding AAA family ATPase, whose protein sequence is MSRKLSDILKSQQTKAAQDTPAAFFPRAPRSLEETGLNRILVEDLICKLLLAHGSLSGREISSHIALPLQIISDLLYELKQRLILAYQDVAGVSDFDYVLTETGREKALLARQQSAYMGAAPVHFAEYLKSVENQLIQNEQPNEAQLRQALDGLILPENFYGLLGPAINSAKGLFLFGDPGNGKTEVATRIADCYAETIYIPKTLLVEGHLIQLYDPRCHIQVEPEVGSEESERKQDQRWLHIKRPAVVVGGEMDLESLEIGFNAQTGICEASLQLKGNSGVFVVDDFGRQRIGPDKILNRWILPLEKSIDYLTLPDGSKVQVPFNAFLVFCSNYDPSKLLEEAFLRKIPYKIHMGDPGEKEFITIFRQSAEKMGIEYDPSLAEYLMKNYFRDIRNMRGCHPRDILRQLTHIARYENRDPEMTLADLDKAVQLYFSVMDGSLSADEMQDFTGEIKLE, encoded by the coding sequence ATGAGCCGTAAACTCAGCGATATCCTGAAGTCGCAGCAGACGAAAGCAGCTCAAGATACGCCGGCAGCGTTCTTCCCCCGGGCTCCCAGGAGCCTTGAGGAAACAGGTTTGAACCGTATCCTTGTTGAGGACCTCATCTGCAAACTCCTGCTGGCCCATGGCTCGCTGAGCGGCCGGGAGATCTCCAGCCATATAGCATTGCCCCTGCAGATCATCAGCGATCTGCTTTACGAGTTGAAACAGCGGCTCATTCTCGCCTATCAGGATGTTGCAGGAGTAAGCGATTTCGACTACGTGCTGACCGAAACAGGCAGGGAAAAGGCGCTCCTCGCCCGGCAGCAGTCCGCCTATATGGGAGCCGCCCCTGTTCACTTTGCCGAATATCTCAAGTCAGTTGAAAACCAGCTCATCCAGAATGAGCAGCCGAATGAAGCTCAGTTGCGGCAGGCCCTAGACGGGCTGATTTTGCCGGAGAATTTCTACGGCCTGCTCGGCCCGGCAATCAACTCCGCCAAGGGGCTGTTTCTCTTCGGTGACCCGGGCAACGGCAAGACCGAGGTAGCCACACGTATTGCAGATTGCTATGCGGAGACGATCTATATCCCTAAAACCCTGCTGGTGGAAGGGCACTTGATCCAGCTTTACGATCCTCGTTGCCATATTCAGGTTGAGCCTGAGGTGGGCAGCGAGGAGAGTGAAAGAAAGCAGGACCAGCGCTGGCTGCATATTAAGCGCCCGGCGGTGGTGGTGGGCGGCGAGATGGATCTCGAATCTTTGGAGATCGGCTTTAATGCTCAAACCGGTATCTGCGAAGCCTCTTTGCAGCTGAAGGGCAACTCCGGGGTCTTCGTGGTGGATGATTTCGGCCGCCAGCGCATCGGGCCCGATAAAATTCTCAACCGCTGGATACTACCTCTTGAAAAAAGTATCGACTATCTCACCCTGCCAGACGGCAGCAAAGTGCAGGTGCCGTTCAACGCCTTCCTGGTCTTCTGCTCAAACTATGACCCGAGCAAGTTGCTGGAAGAGGCTTTCTTAAGAAAGATCCCCTACAAAATCCATATGGGTGATCCCGGCGAGAAAGAGTTTATCACCATCTTCCGCCAGAGCGCAGAGAAAATGGGCATAGAATACGACCCCAGTCTGGCTGAATACCTGATGAAGAATTATTTCCGTGACATCAGAAACATGCGTGGCTGTCATCCCAGGGATATCCTCCGGCAATTGACCCACATCGCCCGCTATGAAAACAGGGACCCTGAGATGACACTGGCCGACCTTGATAAGGCCGTGCAGCTTTACTTCTCGGTGATGGATGGGAGTTTAAGTGCCGATGAGATGCAGGATTTTACCGGTGAGATAAAGCTGGAGTGA
- a CDS encoding Flp family type IVb pilin — translation MKWLMTKAIDFMKEEDGATAIEYGLIAALISVVIIAALVIVGTQLDITFDTIGAALTTANP, via the coding sequence ATGAAATGGTTAATGACAAAGGCAATTGATTTTATGAAGGAAGAGGACGGTGCAACCGCTATAGAGTACGGGCTGATCGCTGCGTTGATATCTGTTGTTATCATAGCTGCTTTGGTTATTGTCGGGACTCAATTGGATATAACTTTTGATACAATAGGCGCTGCCCTGACGACCGCGAACCCGTAA
- a CDS encoding A24 family peptidase, which produces MMGEDVFQMPLNMPISLYILLVLLLFFSVVTDLKLRRILNVVTLPTLAIALLLHTMDGGVEGLIFGVKGMGLGFICFIIPYFIGAIGAGDVKLMSAVGTVVGIDHTLSAMLFIVLAGGGVAVVLLVRRRALRQSLSRTWMFFMNFVTMRDSSILKYGKDELSQEGMPFAVAIAAGVFLYSIYVWRTTGMLPVLGPV; this is translated from the coding sequence ATGATGGGTGAGGACGTTTTTCAAATGCCCCTTAATATGCCGATATCTCTATATATTTTACTGGTGTTGTTGTTGTTTTTTTCTGTGGTAACCGATTTGAAATTGCGACGTATTCTGAATGTGGTGACCTTGCCAACACTTGCAATAGCGTTACTGCTGCATACGATGGATGGTGGGGTAGAAGGGCTCATATTTGGCGTAAAAGGCATGGGCCTCGGTTTTATCTGCTTTATCATCCCATATTTCATAGGGGCGATAGGCGCCGGAGACGTGAAGCTGATGTCTGCTGTTGGCACTGTTGTTGGTATTGATCATACTCTCTCGGCTATGCTCTTCATCGTATTAGCTGGGGGGGGGGTGGCCGTGGTCTTGTTGGTGCGTCGGAGAGCGCTAAGACAATCGCTCAGTCGCACCTGGATGTTTTTTATGAACTTCGTGACCATGCGAGATTCATCAATTTTAAAATACGGTAAAGACGAACTCAGCCAGGAAGGCATGCCATTTGCTGTGGCGATCGCGGCGGGTGTCTTCCTGTATAGCATATATGTTTGGAGAACGACGGGAATGTTGCCGGTTCTGGGCCCGGTTTAA
- the cpaB gene encoding Flp pilus assembly protein CpaB: MNKSVRLLSLLVALAGAAVISFVVYQRMAGKPAVLAIKEKQETVKIAVVEHDLKRGAKITTQDLRMANYLAESLPTGHFTDLTDAVGRIVVKPIHTTEPVLESALAPTSLTKGGMAAVITPLKRAMAVKVDEVVGVAGFLHPGHMVDVLVSIDKPGQRRDQITKTVLENIPVLSIGTQAQEQEDKSSKRVTVVTLEVTLEEGEKLALAVNEGRIQLALRGYTDEENILTKGITVESLLKSYATASSAPVKVSNAPVKVAAAPRQARRSGQPFVVEVMNGNSVSRIQMKR; this comes from the coding sequence ATGAATAAGTCTGTTCGTCTGTTGTCCCTTTTAGTGGCATTGGCAGGTGCCGCCGTCATCAGTTTCGTGGTTTATCAGCGTATGGCCGGCAAGCCGGCGGTCCTGGCAATAAAGGAGAAGCAGGAGACGGTAAAAATAGCAGTAGTGGAGCATGACCTGAAACGCGGTGCTAAGATCACCACCCAGGACCTGCGAATGGCCAATTACCTGGCCGAGTCTTTGCCCACTGGCCATTTTACCGATCTTACCGACGCGGTTGGCCGTATTGTAGTCAAGCCTATCCACACGACCGAGCCTGTGCTGGAGTCGGCCCTGGCGCCGACCAGCCTTACCAAGGGCGGCATGGCCGCGGTGATAACTCCGCTCAAGCGCGCCATGGCGGTCAAGGTGGACGAGGTGGTCGGGGTTGCTGGCTTTCTCCATCCCGGCCACATGGTCGATGTGTTGGTCTCAATTGACAAGCCGGGGCAAAGACGCGATCAGATCACCAAGACCGTGCTTGAGAATATCCCGGTTCTCTCCATCGGTACCCAGGCCCAGGAGCAGGAAGATAAATCTTCCAAGCGGGTTACGGTGGTTACCCTCGAGGTCACCCTGGAAGAGGGCGAGAAGTTGGCTCTGGCTGTCAACGAGGGGAGAATCCAGCTGGCCCTCCGAGGTTATACCGATGAAGAGAATATTCTCACTAAAGGCATCACCGTTGAATCTCTATTGAAATCCTACGCTACAGCCAGCAGCGCACCTGTAAAGGTGAGCAACGCGCCGGTCAAGGTAGCGGCTGCGCCTCGGCAGGCACGGCGAAGCGGGCAGCCTTTTGTGGTTGAGGTGATGAACGGCAATAGTGTCAGCAGAATTCAGATGAAGCGTTAA